A region of Enoplosus armatus isolate fEnoArm2 chromosome 14, fEnoArm2.hap1, whole genome shotgun sequence DNA encodes the following proteins:
- the LOC139296665 gene encoding probable flap endonuclease 1 homolog produces the protein MGITKLADLIRSDAPGAISHKDISDYTGKVIALDTSIVVNQFRAATPSLSPLTGLFFRTLTFLEHDIKPVFVFDGKPPGEKTAVLERRAEAAGWRSPNRTGTASPLTKDCLQLLNLLGVPVIQAPGDAEARCAWLVREGTVDAVASEDMDTLPFGANILIRQLNAKKDSDIIEYSLPKLLEKLQLSHVEFVDLCILLGCDYCDKITGLGPKKALTLIQKHRTIENVVLHINRKTHPVPHSWKYKEARKIFLDAPQTVAPELTWTEPDEEALVGFLCHVKHVKEDRVRRRMENFRQMRESKREEREKERAAGCSRQTRMEDFFRVTRKRDQPVEAANSLSSNRKRPKTK, from the exons ATGGGGATCACTAAACTGGCAGATTTGATCCGCTCGGATGCTCCTGGTGCTATTTCTCATAAGGATATCAGTGACTACACAG GAAAAGTAATCGCACTGGATACCTCTATTGTTGTGAACCAGTTCCGTGCAGCGACGCCTTCACTGAG CCCCCTAACAGGTCTCTTCTTCCGCACGCTCACCTTCCTAGAACACGACATAAagccagtgtttgtgttcgACGGAAAGCCTCCCGGGGAAAAGACAGCTGTT cttGAGAGGCGAGCTGAGGCAGCTGGTTGGAGGTCCCCCAACCGCACCGGCACAG CATCACCCCTGACCAAAGACTGTCTCCAGCTCCTGAATCTTCTGGGTGTTCCTGTCATCCAG GCTCCAGGGGACGCTGAGGCACGGTGCGCATGGCTGGTGAGAGAGGGGACTGTGGACGCTGTGGCATCTGAGGACATGGACACACTGCCGTTTGGAGCCAATATTCTCATCCGCCAGCTGAACGCCAAGAAGGACAG tgACATAATTGAATATTCTTTACCCAAGTTGTTAGAGAAACTCCAATTAAGTCACGTAGAG TTTGTTGACCTGTGTATTTTGTTGGGCTGTGACTACTGTGACAAGATAACCGGTTTGGGTCCTAAGAAAGCTCTGACACTAATCCAGAAGCACCGAACTATTGAGAATGTGGTTTTGCATATCAACAGAAAG ACCCATCCTGTGCCACATTCCTGGAAGTACAAAGAAGCACGCAAGATATTCTTGGATGCCCCACAAACTGTAGCTCCTGAACTCACCTGGACTGAGCCAGATGAAGAAGCCTTGGTTGGGTTCCTCTGTCACGTCAAACACGTTAA GGAGGACAGGGTCCGTCGTCGAATGGAGAACTTCCGTCAGATGCGCGAAAGTAAgcgggaggagagggaaaaggagagggCAGCAGGGTGTAGCAGGCAGACTCGCATGGAGGACTTCTTCAGAGTTACCAGAAAGAGGGATCAG CCTGTGGAAGCTGCAAACTCTTTAAGCAGCAACAGAAAGAGACCAAAGACGAAATAA
- the agfg1b gene encoding arf-GAP domain and FG repeat-containing protein 1b has protein sequence MATSAKRKQEETHLKMLREMTSLPANRKCFDCDQRGPTYVNMTVGSFVCTTCSGILRGLNPPHRVKSISMTTFTHQEIEFLQKHSNEVCKHIWLGLYDDRTLVVPDFREPQKVKEFLQEKYEKKRWYVPPDQARAVVSVQASVSGSSASSTGSTPEVQPLKTLQLNKTPLRQSPALGRSQAHSTAQEKKFDLLSDLGGDIFAAPPTQTSSSTNFANFAHFPSQSAPQGNSNTNFANFEAFGNTEIPSHLSTSPPSKSFSSGGGVPIPSMSSAVPAQSHTGSTEDRYAALAELDNKLSSTVSTSSNVQGNIFGPVLGSSPAQNPPVLPSMPPGFGAVPSTNPFVAAAVAPEMATNPFQTNGRAPSAASFGTGSMSMPAGFGNASSFCLPTSFSGNFQQQFPGQAPIPYSQPGAYHPQSNGPAFPVYGQNKPSMMPFGQPMAAPSMTNNPFMAGAPAGSFSSGGSSTNPFL, from the exons ATGGCGACAAGTGCCAAGCGAAAGCAAGAGGAGACTCATCTGAAGATGCTCCGGGAAATGACTAGCCTGCCCGCGAATAGGAAATGCTTCGACTGCGACCAGCGCGGCCCGACCTATGTCAACATGACAGTGGGCTCCTTCGTCTGCACCACCTGCTCTGGGATCCT GCGAGGACTGAATCCCCCACACAGAGTGAAGTCCATCTCTATGACCACATTCACACATCAGGAAATTGAGTTCCTACAGAAACATAGCAATGAG GTCTGTAAACACATCTGGTTGGGCCTCTATGACGACAGGACATTGGTTGTTCCAGATTTCCGAGAACCACAGAAAGTAAAAGAGTTCCTTCAGGAAAAATACGAAAAGAAAAGATG GTATGTTCCTCCAGATCAGGCAAGGGCAGTAGTAAGTGTCCAGGCCTCTGTGTCCGGCtcctcagccagcagcactGGCAGTACCCCAGAAGTCCAACCCCTCAAGACCTTGCAGCTCAACAAGACCCCACTGCGCCAG TCTCCTGCGCTAGGTCGCTCCCAGGCTCACAGCACTGCCCAGGAGAAGAAGTTTGACTTGCTCTCGGACCTCGGAGGAGATATCTTTGCTGCTCCACCCACTCAAACTTCCAGCTCTACCAACTTTGCCAACTTTGCACATTTTCCAAGCCAGTCAG CACCTCAGGGTAATTCAAATACCAACTTTGCCAACTTTGAGGCatttggaaacactgaaattCCATCCCATCTGAGCACATCACCCCCCTCAAAGTCCTTTTCATCAG GGGGAGGTGTGCCAATCCCATCAATGTCTAGTGCCGTCCctgctcagtcccacacaggGAGCACAGAGGATCGCTATGCTGCTCTGGCTGAGTTGGACAACAAGCTCAGCTCCACTGTCTCCACAAGCAGCAATGTGCAAGG GAACATATTTGGACCAGTGCTTGGTTCATCGCCAGCCCAGAATCCACCTGTGTTACCCAGCATGCCGCCTGGCTTTGGAG CCGTCCCATCCACAAATCCCTTCGTTGCTGCAGCCGTTGCCCCGGAGATGGCCACCAACCCTTTCCAGACCAATGGCAGAGCTCcatctgcag CCTCGTTTGGTACTGGCTCTATGAGCATGCCCGCCGGCTTTGGGAATGCGTCTTCCTTCTGCCTCCCGACCAGTTTCAGCGGAAACTTCCAGCAGCAATTCCCTGGCCAGGCCCCCATCCCTTACTCTCAACCTGGGGCCTACCACCCTCAGTCTAATG GCCCTGCATTCCCAGTCTACGGTCAGAACAAGCCCTCCATGATGCCCTTTGGGCAGCCCATGGCTGCCCCTAGCATGACCAATAACCCATTCATG GCGGGAGCCCCAGCTGGGTCATTTTCTTCAGGGGGTTCATCCACCAACCCTTTCCTGTAG
- the fbxo36b gene encoding F-box only protein 36b: MASLLTDPLFEISGRGPPPNKNFYNFAVTKSDVIWRWWKISLRAVDRYSKPGELRESHQDFLDDTWLHSEVSMVFGRQILQYTKALCQGHYDYLEHLSDSLLLRIINYLELEDVGQLGRTSCRFRQLCGSEEFWEQAVRQRCNTVSAEVASLALEVGWRSIFFTSKLQLQKLISRRRLKTEEQQEGQVCDPDTKAEESPNESPETDQTPGSEEESHPGIIPDLSLGTDTNSCCDVDPDPNPEPETGSGSSMPVPGQLLEDMKHCVETPVQNRALSNGKGDWSAESDTDTEFILSNIE; encoded by the exons ATGGCGTCTCTTTTAACAGACCCGTTGTTTGAAATCTCTGGACGGGGCCCTCCACCCAACAAGAACTTTTATAATTTTGCTGTCACCAAGTCAGAT GTGATATGGAGATGGTGGAAGATATCTCTGAGAGCTGTAGACAGGTACTCCAAGCCTGGGGAGCTGAGGGAGTCTCACCAGGATTTCTTGGATGACACTTGGCTGCATA GTGAGGTCAGTATGGTTTTCGGTCGTCAAATCTTGCAGTACACCAAGGCTTTGTGCCAAGGCCATTATGATTATCTGGAGCACCTGTCTGACTCCTTACTTCTGCGGATAATAAATTATCTAGAACTAGAGGATGTGGGTCAGCTTGGACGAACATCATGCAGGTTCAGGCAG CTATGTGGGTCAGAGGAGTTTTGGGAGCAGGCAGTGCGCCAACGCTGCAACACAGTTTCGGCCGAGGTGGCATCTCTGGCACTTGAGGTGGGCTGGCGCAGTATTTTCTTCACCAGCAAGCTACAGCTGCAGAAGTTGATCAGCCGCAGGAGGCTGAAGACAGAGGAGCAACAGGAAGGACAGGTCTGTGACCCAGATACAAAGGCAGAGGAATCTCCCAATGAAAGTCCAGAGACGGACCAAACACCTGGTTCTGAGGAGGAATCTCACCCTGGCATTATCCCCGACCTAAGCCTTGGCACTGACACCAACTCTTGCTGTGATGTTGACCCTGACCCTAACCCTGAACCAGAGACTGGCTCTGGTTCCAGCATGCCTGTGCCTGGCCAATTGTTGGAGGACATGAAGCACTGTGTGGAAACACCAGTACAGAACAGAGCACTGAGCAATGGTAAAGGAGACTGGAGCGCAGAGTCAGACACTGACACCGAGttcattttgtcaaatattGAGTAA
- the grk7a gene encoding rhodopsin kinase grk7a has protein sequence MCDMGGLDNLVANTAYLKAQGGDDKEMKKRRRSLSLPKPEQCAAVRASIDKDFTLLCERQPIGKKFFRDFLANTPDYKLAVDFLDELYDWDLAEGATKDKARQNIINKFCKADSKTFLSFLTGEPADKCKSVTDANFEEVMKSKVQDGVRDFLKAKPFTDYQASPYFDKFLQWKEYEKQPISDKYFYEFRTLGKGGFGEVCAVQVKNTGQMYACKKLCKKRLKKKGGEKMALLEKKILEKVNSLFLVNLGYAYDTKTHLCLVMTLMNGGDLKYHIYNIGYDGKGADKGIEMKRIIHYTAQITTGILHLHDMDIVYRDMKPENVLLDSQGQCRLSDLGLAIEIVPGKTVTQMAGTGAYMAPELLSKTPYRTSVDWWALGCSIYEMVAGYTPFKGPESKKEKVEKEEVQRRILNEEPKWEHRCFDAATKDIIQQFLKKKIEERLGMKNNMEDPRKHEWFKTINFPRLEAGLVDPPWTPKPNVVYAKDTGDIAEFSEIKGIEFDAKDDKFFKEFSTGAVPIQWQQEMVDTGLFDELNDPNRKEGGGDPDDEKKSGTCILL, from the exons ATGTGTGACATGGGGGGACTGGATAACCTGGTGGCCAACACGGCCTACCTAAAAGCCCAGGGTGGTGATGACAAGGAGATGAAAAAGCGCCGCCGCAGCTTGTCTCTCCCCAAGCCTGAGCAATGTGCTGCAGTACGAGCATCCATTGACAAGGACTTTACATTGCTTTGTGAAAGGCAGCCCATTGGCAAAAAGTTTTTCCGTGACTTCCTGGCAAACACCCCCGACTATAAGCTTGCTGTTGATTTCCTGGATGAGCTGTATGACTGGGATCTGGCTGAAGGTGCAACAAAAGACAAGGCACGGCAAAACATCATCAACAAGTTCTGCAAGGCTGATTCCAAGACCTTCCTGTCCTTTCTTACCGGGGAGCCTGCTGACAAATGCAAGTCAGTGACAGATGCCAACTTTGAGGAGGTGATGAAAAGCAAAGTCCAGGATGGTGTAAGAGATTTTCTAAAAGCCAAACCCTTCACAGATTACCAGGCCAGCCCATACTTTGATAAATTTCTCCAGTGGAAAGAGTATGAGAAACAGCCCATCAGTGACAAATACTTCTATGAGTTCAGAACTCTGGGAAAAGGAGGCTTCGGAGAG GTATGTGCTGTTCAGGTGAAGAACACAGGCCAGATGTATGCCTGCAAGAAATTGTGTAAAAAGCGACTGAAGAAGAAGGGCGGTGAGAAGATGGCCCTGTTGGAGAAGAAGATCTTGGAGAAGGTTAACAGCCTGTTTCTGGTCAACTTGGGCTACGCGTATGACACCAAGACCCACCTGTGCCTTGTCATGACCCTGATGAATGGAGGAGACCTCAAATACCACATTTACAACATAGGCTATGATGGCAAGGGTGCGGACAAGGGCATTGAGATGAAGCGCATCATCCACTACACAGCGCAGATCACCACCGGCATTCTGCACCTGCATGATATGGATATCGTATACCGTGACATGAAGCCGGAGAACGTGTTGCTTGACAGCCAAGGCCAGTGCCGACTTTCAGATTTGGGTCTGGCCATAGAGATTGTTCCAGGGAAGACGGTCACCCAGATG gctgGTACTGGAGCTTACATGGCCCCTGAGCTCCTGAGCAAAACTCCATACAGGACATCCGTGGACTGGTGGGCCCTGGGCTGCAGTATCTATGAGATGGTGGCTGGCTACACGCCTTTCAAAGGCCCTGAGAGCAagaaggagaaggtggagaaggaggaggtgcagCGCCGCATTCTCAACGAGGAGCCCAAGTGGGAGCACAGGTGCTTCGATGCGGCCACCAAGGACATCATCCAGCAGTTCCTCAAGAAGAAAATTGAAGAGCGCCTGGGCATGAA GAACAACATGGAGGATCCCAGGAAGCACGAGTGGTTCAAGACCATTAACTTCCCCCGTCTGGAGGCCGGGCTGGTGGATCCTCCTTGGACGCCCAAGCCCAACGTTGTCTACGCCAAGGACACCGGCGACATTGCTGAGTTCTCCGAGATCAAGGGCATCGAGTTTGATGCCAAGGACGACAAATTCTTCAAGGAGTTTAGCACAGGCGCCGTGCCCATTCAGTGGCAGCAGGAGATGGTTGACACTGGACTGTTTGACGAGCTCAACGATCCCAACAGGAAAGAGGGTGGAGGAGATCCCGATGACGAGAAGAAGTCCGGCACGTGTATATTGCTGTGA
- the atp1b3a gene encoding sodium/potassium-transporting ATPase subunit beta-3a codes for MASTEDKAANKENTSSWKDSIYNPRTGELMGRTASSWALILLFYLVFYCFLAGMFTLTMWVMLLTLDDYVPKYRDRVPSPGLVIRPNSLDITFNKSDPLKYAQYVQHLESFLQRYNDTEQEKNEDCTQGQYFLQDDSQDMTKKACRFKRGSLSLCSGLSDTNFGYSQGKPCVLLKMNRIIGLMPPGDPYVNCTVKKDSTIQMQYFPSEGRIDKMYFPYYGKKAHETYVQPLVAVRLLFTQEDYNKELPVECRIEGSNLKNNDERDKFLGRITFRIKVVE; via the exons ATGGCGAGCACCGAGGATAAAGCTGCCAACAAGGAGAACACGTCCAGCTGGAAGGACTCCATCTACAACCCGAGGACCGGGGAGCTGATGGGTCGCACGGCCAGCAGCTGGG CCCTCATCCTGTTGTTCTACCTGGTTTTCTACTGTTTCTTGGCTGGTATGTTCACCCTGACCATGTGGGTGATGCTGCTCACTCTGGATGACTATGTGCCGAAGTACCGAGACCGCGTTCCCTCTCCAG GATTGGTGATTCGTCCAAATTCCTTGGATATCACGTTCAACAAATCCGACCCACTCAAGTACGCACAGTATGTCCAACACCTGGAGTCCTTCCTGCAAA ggtATAATGATACAGAGCAGGAGAAGAATGAGGACTGCACTCAAGGACAGTATTTCTTGCAGGACGACAGCCAGGACATGACGAAGAAAGCTTGTCGCTTCAAGAGGGGCTCCCTGAGTCTCTGCTCTGGCCTCTCCGACACCAACTTTGGATATTCTCAGGGGAAACCCTGCGTGCTGCTGAAAATGAACCGG ATCATCGGCCTGATGCCTCCTGGGGATCCCTACGTCAACTGCACAGTAAAA AAAGACAGCACGATTCAAATGCAGTATTTCCCCAGTGAGGGGCGTATTGATAAGATGTATTTCCCCTACTATGGCAAGAAAGCCCAC GAGACTTATGTGCAGCCGCTGGTGGCTGTGAGGCTGCTGTTCACCCAGGAGGACTACAACAAGGAGCTGCCGGTGGAGTGCAGGATCGAGGGCTCGAACCTCAAAAACAACGACGAGAGGGATAAGTTCCTGGGTCGCATCACCTTCAGGATCAAGGTGGTGGAGTAA